In one window of Reinekea forsetii DNA:
- the speB gene encoding agmatinase, with protein MTDTFDQYSSGDLAFTRQSPYGTEIEAMYAGATSFLRRRYTRDLTDVDVAVIGVPYDLATSNRPGARLGPRAVRAASTQLSWARPWPWTADPFNTLNVIDFGDCVFDPGSPHTVVDQIAQWYQPIIAAGVTPLSIGGDHFITYPILKALADKHGPISLIHFDAHSDTWPDRKGRIDHGTMFYHAAKEGIVDPHSSVQLGMRTINDSNLGYTVLDALWLHEQGVDKALAIIKQTVGDRPCYITFDVDFLDPSCAPGTGTPVCGGFDTITGIRLLHGLTGLNLIGCDVVEVAPPYDHAEITALAAATMATNMICLLADVLKKPEAPAD; from the coding sequence ATGACGGATACTTTCGACCAATACTCCAGCGGCGACCTCGCCTTCACCCGCCAGTCGCCCTACGGCACAGAAATTGAAGCCATGTATGCCGGCGCTACCAGCTTTTTGCGCCGGCGGTACACCCGTGACCTAACCGATGTCGATGTCGCGGTGATCGGCGTGCCCTATGACCTGGCCACCTCGAACCGACCCGGTGCCCGGCTCGGGCCTCGGGCGGTGCGGGCAGCCTCGACCCAGCTGAGCTGGGCCCGGCCTTGGCCCTGGACCGCCGACCCGTTCAATACCTTAAATGTAATCGACTTTGGTGACTGTGTGTTCGACCCCGGCTCGCCCCATACGGTGGTCGACCAGATCGCACAATGGTATCAGCCGATCATTGCGGCTGGGGTTACGCCGCTGTCGATCGGCGGTGACCATTTCATCACCTACCCGATCTTAAAAGCGCTGGCGGACAAGCATGGTCCCATCTCCTTAATTCATTTCGATGCCCACAGCGATACCTGGCCGGACCGCAAGGGGCGCATCGATCACGGCACCATGTTCTACCACGCCGCCAAAGAAGGCATAGTCGACCCGCACAGTTCCGTGCAACTGGGCATGCGCACGATCAATGATTCCAACCTCGGTTACACCGTTCTGGATGCGCTTTGGCTGCACGAACAGGGCGTCGACAAGGCTTTAGCGATTATCAAACAGACGGTCGGGGATCGGCCCTGTTACATAACCTTCGACGTCGATTTTCTCGACCCCAGCTGTGCGCCCGGCACCGGCACGCCAGTCTGTGGTGGCTTCGACACGATCACCGGCATCCGACTGTTGCATGGTCTCACCGGCCTGAATCTGATTGGCTGTGATGTGGTCGAGGTGGCCCCGCCCTATGATCATGCCGAGATCACCGCCCTGGCTGCGGCGACCATGGCGACCAATATGATCTGCCTCTTGGCCGATGTCCTCAAGAAGCCGGAAGCCCCGGCCGATTGA
- a CDS encoding glutamine synthetase family protein — protein MKELTKWLETNKITEIECITPDQTGIARGKIMPTDKFIAEKGIRLPESVLMQTTTGDYPDNEIYYRLLDPQDIDMELRPDEKAAFTVPWAQEPSAQIIHDCYDSMGNLMPLSSRAVLKNVLKLYEDKGWLAIVAPEVEFYLTKRCTDPDIPLEPPIGRSGRQESGRQSFSIDAANEFDPIIEDIYDWCEDMHLDIDTLIHEEGAAQLEFNFRHGEALRLADQVFIFKRTVREAALKHGIGATFMAKPISGEPGSSMHIHQSLTDAKSGANLFSNKDGSASNLFYNYIGGLQTYIPQMMPIFAPNVNSYRRYLPGANGNAPVNIEWGEDNRTVGLRVPKASPAARRVENRLPGADTNPYLTLAGNLLCGYLGMTQDLKPRKPVQYRMGGEADETVPWNLEAALDEMASSEVIRDALGTKFVDGFVATRWAEYEGFKRVISSWERQYLLATV, from the coding sequence ATGAAAGAGCTTACCAAGTGGTTAGAAACCAATAAGATCACTGAAATAGAATGCATCACACCCGACCAGACCGGCATTGCACGCGGTAAAATCATGCCGACCGATAAGTTTATTGCCGAAAAAGGCATTCGCTTGCCCGAAAGTGTGCTGATGCAAACCACCACTGGGGATTATCCCGATAACGAAATCTACTATCGGCTGCTCGATCCGCAAGATATCGATATGGAATTACGGCCCGATGAGAAGGCCGCCTTTACCGTACCCTGGGCCCAAGAGCCGTCTGCCCAAATTATTCACGACTGTTACGACAGCATGGGCAACCTGATGCCGCTGTCGTCGCGTGCCGTTCTGAAAAATGTATTGAAACTCTATGAAGACAAAGGCTGGTTGGCCATCGTTGCGCCCGAGGTTGAGTTTTATCTCACCAAGCGCTGCACCGATCCGGATATTCCCCTGGAGCCACCGATCGGTCGATCCGGTCGTCAGGAAAGCGGTCGGCAAAGCTTCAGCATCGATGCGGCCAATGAATTCGATCCAATCATTGAGGATATCTATGATTGGTGTGAAGACATGCATTTGGACATCGACACCCTGATTCACGAAGAGGGGGCGGCTCAGTTGGAGTTCAACTTCCGCCATGGCGAGGCGCTCAGGCTGGCCGACCAAGTGTTTATTTTCAAACGCACGGTGCGCGAAGCCGCGCTGAAACACGGCATCGGCGCGACCTTTATGGCCAAGCCAATTTCCGGTGAACCGGGCAGTTCAATGCATATTCACCAATCGTTGACCGATGCGAAATCCGGCGCCAATCTGTTTTCTAATAAGGATGGCTCAGCGTCGAATCTGTTTTATAACTACATTGGCGGCCTGCAAACCTATATTCCGCAGATGATGCCGATTTTCGCCCCCAACGTGAACAGCTATCGTCGGTATTTGCCTGGCGCCAATGGCAATGCACCGGTCAATATCGAATGGGGTGAAGACAACCGCACTGTCGGCTTGCGTGTGCCCAAGGCGAGCCCTGCGGCGCGGCGCGTTGAAAACCGGTTGCCCGGTGCCGACACCAACCCTTACCTGACCCTGGCCGGAAATCTGCTATGCGGGTATCTGGGTATGACGCAAGATCTCAAACCCCGTAAGCCCGTCCAGTACCGCATGGGCGGTGAAGCCGATGAGACCGTGCCTTGGAACCTGGAGGCCGCACTCGATGAGATGGCCTCTTCAGAGGTTATCCGCGACGCCCTAGGTACGAAGTTTGTCGACGGTTTTGTGGCCACCCGATGGGCCGAATACGAGGGTTTCAAACGCGTGATCAGCTCTTGGGAACGGCAGTACTTGCTCGCTACGGTCTAA